The stretch of DNA tcgagcttgagaaagtaatgcaacttttttcgagtccagtaatattaacagaagcgtttcttttgagaatagcgcaaaatgatgagaagtgtttatattcctagtagtttcaagacACCAAggtatggctctgtatgtatgctatggcgaacgcttgtttggcgcttggtttacgttatacgaatgatgcctagaggtgcgattcctttgaggcaatactagataacatgtagcatgatatttgatacttgcaagtgttgtcattgttattgtttccatgcggtgtcaaagatatattgatgtagttatgagatgtggaataatggtgctgatgcAACATGTATACAATCggctgtagccgagtctatgtcaattgcgataaaggccaccggaataacgttcgaggtaaattttcaatgcattgacatgaaataaattgcgtcatacgatcagctagtgtattgttttgcgagggcaagaatgaatcatcaatcaattatcgtcaactgattctacgatGAAAAAcctatttcagagattattctactaagcagttgtttccaaaatttcacagcattatagaataatatccgaaggtataaaaaagcgacttatataaaataacagcgtagttctacgtcaacaatgcggtcgtatcttgtacacaacctcctataattttttggtagtcctaggcatcatatcaaacgtaaaaggacggtcatcaaGTTTACTTATAACCAAGAACATattctattacaatgcatgaattgatctcacatggcaactgttcaaacttttcACTTACGAAGCAAAGTATgtgaaattcaattgaattccaaatttttttcattcaatcgataatttaattaagtttatttttttttttgctcggtgATTTTGATATGTAACTCTTTCCGGAGGACCAAACGGTCAATGAAGAATATCACCTTGGCGTTATTAGGCGTTTGAGAATGAAAATTCGTCGCATACGATCAGATTTGTGGAAGGATAACACTTGGATTTTGCACCACGATAATTCAACAGTTCATCGATCGATCCTTGTGAACGAACTTTTGCTCAAAAATGGCACGAATGTGATTAAACATGCAACGTACTCTCCAGATAGGGCCCCGTGTACATTTTCCTATGTCCAAAACTCAAATTATCAGTTCGTGGGATCCGTTTTGTCAGCGATGATTAAAATTTAACAAACAAATCATTTTCTtcgaaaacacaaatttccggtatacatttgacagaatgtaggaCATTTAAACCACCTTATAACATTGAAGACATGTCCAaagtcagccattccatgctaaaccggtATAGCGGTATAGTCTCACATTTTcgccaaaagtggtaattttgttctttatcgcaaaacattagatccgtattttttaatttttttttattagggtgccatttccattttaggatggttTGAAAAGTCAATTCtttcccctttttcccaaaaatgactatttttaaaaattcataacttttgaaccattgaactgatttagatcgacatatcaaatcgaaGAACTAGACTTATGGGAATCGTGATATGCAAACACTTTTAAAAACTAACTACTTTCAACAATTTATTCACTTATCACTAATCACACGGCACCACCGGTGCTCCACAAGAACTGCACAGCGAAAAAGAGGGCGAGCCATGCGCTCGCGGCCCTCTTATGACTGCATACTGCTGACGCTGCACGCTCCACGTTGTCGACCGTAGGTTGGCGGACCCGAGTGGCGTGATGTACCAAACGGTTCCGTAACGGCTTCCCCCTTAGCTGAAAGACGTCCTCGGCTTTCGTCTACTGCTGAAGTATCAGCGGTACCTCTCTGGACTCGGGATGGGCCTCGGTTGATGCGATGGTATCCTGTTCGATGACTTCTGGTTTGCTGTTGGTAAGGAGTGTCTTCCAGGCGGCGAATTTCAAAACGATGATTATGGATGAACCCAGTATGCAGATTAGTAAAGTTGATGAGATTACGGATGCTATCCATCCCAGGAAATGAAGTTTCCAATGGAGGTTTTCGGCTGTCAGGTTAAGGTGTGTGATATGGTTACGCTGTTCCATATGTAACTCCTGTAAATGTTCCAACGGAATGTGGTTAAACAGTTTGGTTGGATTTACCTTCAATCCCGTGGTAGGTATGAACGGCTGTATCTCCATGTTTGTGTTGACATATTCCTCGTCATCCAATTTCAGTGTACAGTTTGAGTATTGGATTAGGAACGACCCCTGTAGAGTGCGTTGGGTGACTGAACAGTTTGACGAAAGTGTTACATTGATTGCATTGACGACTATATTGCCATCATTGATTTTCCGAATAGTTTTGTTTCCGTAGGTGCGTTCTATGGGACACTCTGCTGTATTTCCGGAGACCAATTGTTGCATACAACCCGTCAAAGGTTCTAGATCCGTTGAGGAACATATAAACATGGCGTTGGCTTTGGAACAAGCGCTTTTTAACATGAATGATTTCTGTCCTTTCAAATAAAACTGTGTTTGTAGGTGGACTCTGTGGTGATCTACAATGACTGGTTCAATGAAGTTGAGGGTGTACTGTACATTTTTGATCCTGGGTATCTTCAGTATGTACatgaaaatttcgttgtttAATACTGCGTAGGCATTGGCAGTACTAAGTATGCTATCGACCGAGTTAAGCCCGAAACCGTCATTAATGAGGGAATGATGAATGGTTTCCAATTCGTCGAGGTGAATGATGCGGCTGCTTGGGATACTCCGTCTCGCTAGTGTGATCGCCTCTTCGATTATGTCTAAGTAGTATAATAGCTcatcaattttgaatattaattcTAATACATCAAAGCCCTCTAAGGAATGTATTACATTTTCCTCATTTTCCAGTATGACGTTAATTGCTTTTGTAATGTTGCTCATTCGTGAATCGAAAGCACTATTGATTCTTATTTGCTTGTTATTCTCgctaattaatgaatttaatgacGAATTTATAATCTTAAGGTCGTCTGCATCAGGGCTTCCCGATACGTATTTCCAGGCCTTTCCGAGAGATTCCCATCGTTTTCTCCTACGTAGTGGTTTTATTCGGTTGTAACTCAAGTTTATTTTGTCTAATTTTGCTTTAACTATTGACTTAAAAGGCGTTTGATTCGACAATCTCTCCATAGAAACGGCGTTAAAGCTTTCTACAATTGTTCCAATTGAGGTCAAGTTTATGGGGTGCACAATTCGCAGAGAACTAGTGCTTATTTTAGCGGGTCCTAACGGAACTATAATGATCGGACTCTGATCCAGGGTATGAATTCTCAAGTCTGAAGTGGCCATCCCTACCAGCGTAAGGAGCCACAGTATTCTGCAAGAAAATATAAAGTGTTGTTTTAGTTAGCTCTTTTCATAtctaatttgtgaattttgataGCCTTTTCATCTGTTACAGTTTTGCTGGTTTGACTTTGGATTTTAATTGGCCTAAATCTATTGGTGTAAGGGGTCGGCTTTCCTTTCCCTTTAACTAAAGCTTCACTGATGGTGAGGTTTTCATATTCTTTATTGTTTTGACTTTCATTTTTCTGATTGTGTGTCCTCGCTTCTAACGCAATATTTTCCCTGGCAGTTAGTATTATTTTTGCTTTCTGTGTATTTATATCCTCCGGGTTCAATGAATGagaatttccaaaaattatatCCCTAGGTCTTAATTTCGTAGTTGAATGTTTGGTATCGTTATATAGGGCAGTTACTATGGAGAGCCCTTCGTATAAGGTTAGTTCTTCAAGTTTTCTCCTGTTTGACATGTACATTTCTAAAAGCGTGTTGTGGTATCTCTCGACAATGCCATTGCTGTTACTAGTACTGGCAAAGTGTAtatcaatattttgattttggagAAAGGTTTTGAATTTTGAGCTTCTGAAAGATGTGGCTTGATCacatgttatagtttttggtagGCCGAAAATTTTAAAGTATTTTGTAATTACTTCGATCAGCTCATCCGCCGTTTCATTctggattttgaaaatttgggcAAATTTGGAAAATGCGTCAACAAGG from Toxorhynchites rutilus septentrionalis strain SRP chromosome 3, ASM2978413v1, whole genome shotgun sequence encodes:
- the LOC129779974 gene encoding uncharacterized protein LOC129779974 isoform X1: MLQTQPILWLLTLVGMATSDLRIHTLDQSPIIIVPLGPAKISTSSLRIVHPINLTSIGTIVESFNAVSMERLSNQTPFKSIVKAKLDKINLSYNRIKPLRRRKRWESLGKAWKYVSGSPDADDLKIINSSLNSLISENNKQIRINSAFDSRMSNITKAINVILENEENVIHSLEGFDVLELIFKIDELLYYLDIIEEAITLARRSIPSSRIIHLDELETIHHSLINDGFGLNSVDSILSTANAYAVLNNEIFMYILKIPRIKNVQYTLNFIEPVIVDHHRVHLQTQFYLKGQKSFMLKSACSKANAMFICSSTDLEPLTGCMQQLVSGNTAECPIERTYGNKTIRKINDGNIVVNAINVTLSSNCSVTQRTLQGSFLIQYSNCTLKLDDEEYVNTNMEIQPFIPTTGLKVNPTKLFNHIPLEHLQELHMEQRNHITHLNLTAENLHWKLHFLGWIASVISSTLLICILGSSIIIVLKFAAWKTLLTNSKPEVIEQDTIASTEAHPESREVPLILQQ
- the LOC129779974 gene encoding uncharacterized protein LOC129779974 isoform X2; translation: MLQTQPILWLLTLVGMATSDLRIHTLDQSPIIIVPLGPAKISTSSLRIVHPINLTSIGTIVESFNAVSMERLSNQTPFKSIVKAKLDKINLSYNRIKPLRRRKRWESLGKAWKYVSGSPDADDLKIINSSLNSLISENNKQIRINSAFDSRMSNITKAINVILENEENVIHSLEGFDVLELIFKIDELLYYLDIIEEAITLARRSIPSSRIIHLDELETIHHSLINDGFGLNSVDSILSTANAYAVLNNEIFMYILKIPRIKNVQYTLNFIEPVIVDHHRVHLQTQFYLKGQKSFMLKSACSKANAMFICSSTDLEPLTGCMQQLVSGNTAECPIERTYGNKTIRKINDGNIVVNAINVTLSSNCSVTQRTLQGSFLIQYSNCTLKLDDEEYVNTNMEIQPFIPTTGLKPKTSIGNFISWDG